From a single Pongo pygmaeus isolate AG05252 chromosome 12, NHGRI_mPonPyg2-v2.0_pri, whole genome shotgun sequence genomic region:
- the OST4 gene encoding dolichyl-diphosphooligosaccharide--protein glycosyltransferase subunit 4, translating to MITDVQLAIFANMLGVSLFLLVVLYHYVAVNNPKKQE from the coding sequence ATGATCACGGACGTGCAGCTCGCCATCTTCGCCAACATGCTGGGCGTGTCGCTCTTCTTGCTTGTCGTTCTCTATCACTACGTGGCCGTCAACAATCCCAAGAAGCAGGAATGA